GCGCTTTATTGTCCGGGCGCACCGCAATCCCTAAACCAGCGCCAAAGTATTGCGCATCGGTGACATGATTGCCGACGGTAGCAAGATTTGGATTGCTTTTCAGCCACTCATTAACCACGGCCGTATCGCCAAATACGCCATCCAGGCGACCATTTTTCAGATCGAGAATCGCATTCTGGTAGCTGTCATAGGCCACCGCTGTGACGTCCGGATGCTTATCCTGCAGGAATTTCTGATGGGTAGTGCCGTTTTCCATCCCCACGCGTTTGCCTTTCAGATCCTCAATGCTGCTGAATTTGCCTTTCTGCGCAATCACCACCGCCGAGTTGGCGTAGTAGGGCTGAGTAAAGGCCACCTGCTTGCTGCGCTCGGGGGTGATATCCATGCCGGAGATCACCGCGTCGTAGCGGCGGAATTTCAGCGCCGGGATCAGGCTGTCAAACGGATTATTGGTAAAGCTACACTCGGCTTGCATCTGCTGACACAGCGCTTTGGCAAGATCGATATCAAAACCGACGATCTGGTTGTTACTATCCAGCGATTCAAACGGTGGATAGGTAGCGGAAGCCGCAAAGCGAATTTTTTCCGCTGCGCTGGCGCTAAAGGCGACACTGGCAAGTAAAGCGGCGAGTAACACTTTTTTCATCGGTCAGGCTCCTGTTCTCATTATCATTTTTCTGCCCTGAGGCGAGCAACAAGATGCCATTAAATGCATTAATATGCAATATTTGTGTATAAATAATGAAAAAGGCGCGATATACGCGCCTTTTCATCAGTTTCTATGCTCGAAAGCTAATGCCCGCCGTTCGATCAACCTCATCATCAGCGTCAGCAAACCATTGACCACCAGATAGATTAAACCGGCGGCGGCAAACACTGTTACATCATAGGTGCGGCCATACAGCAGCTGTCCGTGGCCCATCACTTCCATCAGGGTAATGGTGTAGGCCAGCGAGGTGCTTTTAAATACCAGCACCACCTCATTAGAATAAGAGGAGAGAGCGCGTTTAAAGGCATAGGGCAGCAAAATACGCAGTGTATCTTTGCGATTCATTCCCAGCGCGGCACAGGATTGCCACTGACCGGACGGAATCGCGCGCACCGCGCCATGGAACAACAGCGTGGTGTAAGCGGCGCTGTTTAGCGACAGCGCCAGCAGCGCACACAGCCACGGCTGCGAGAGAAAATGCCATAACCACGGTATCTGCTGGATTGACGGAAACTGTCCCGGACCGTAGTAGATCAGGAAGATCTGTACCAGCAGCGGCGTACCGGTAAATAGCGTGATATAGCCTTTCACCAGCTGGCTGACCAGCGGCACTTTCAGCGCCAGCACCACGGTAAAGATTAACGACAATACCAGCGCCAGAATCAGCGAGGTGACGGTCAGCGTCAGGCTGGTATGCAGGCCTTTGAGTAACTCAGGTAAATACTCAAGCATCAGCTATTTCCCTGTTCAAAGCGCGTGGTGCGCAGCTCAATGCGTTTCAGCACAAACTGACTGAACAGCGTAATCAGCAGATAGATCACTGCCGCCATCATATACCAGGTAAAAGGCTCCTGCGTGCGGGTGGCGATGCTTTTGGTCTGCAACATAATATCGTTGACGCTGATCAGTGATACCAGCGCGGTATCTTTCAGCAGCACCAGCCACTGATTACCCAGCCCCGGCAATGCATGACGCCACATCTGCGGCATAATCAGGCGGAAAAATATCGCCGCCTTTTTCATGCCCAGCGCCTGTCCCGACTCCCACTGTCCCACCGGCACCGCTTTCAGCGCACCGCGCAGGGTTTGCGAGGCATAGGAGGCGTAGAGCAGCGACAGGGCAATCACTCCGCAAAGAAACGGACTGACATCGAAGTTTTCGATTTGCATCTGCACTGGCAGCTGGAACAGACCGAAATTAAGCGTAAAACCGTCCGACAGAGTCAGCAGCAGCTGCGAGGCGCCGAAATAGATAAACAGCACCACCAGAATTTCCGGCAGGCCGCGAAACAGCATCACCAGACCGGTGCCGAGCCAGGCTAACGGACGCCAGCGGGCCGATTCCCACACGGCGAAAACCATCGCCAGAATCAGCCCGACAATTAAAGCACAAACGGCAAGGCCGACGGTCATCGCCGCGGCGCTTGCCAGAGGAGTGAGTTCGCTCATCTAATTACTGCTGAAACCATTTTTCGTAGATCGTTTTGTAAGTACCGTCAGCTTTCACTTTGTCCAGCGCGGCATTAAATTTGCCTTGCAGATCGGTGTTGCCCTGACGCAGCGCAATGCCGAGACCGGTGCCGAAGTAAGCTTTATCGGTAACTTTATCACCGAGTGCCGCGAGGTTTGGATTCTGTTTCAGCCACTCGTTCACCACCGCAGTATCACCAAATACCGCATCGATACGACCATTTTTCAGATCGAGAATCGCATTCTGATAGCTGTCATAAGGCACGGTAGTGACGCCGGTCTGTTTTTCTGACAGGTATTTCTGGTGCGTGGTGCCGTTCTGCACGCCCACACGCTTGCCTTTCAGCGCCGCGGCGTCCGTCACTTTGCCTTTCTGTACGATAAAGGTCGCGGAGTTATCGTAATACGCTTTGGTGAACAGCACCTGCTTTTCACGTTCCGGGGTGATATCCATGCCGGCCATCACCGCGTCAAAACGACGGAATTTCAGGCTGGGGATCAGGCTGTCAAACGCCTGATTGGTAAAGGTACAGTCAGCGTCGATCTCTTTACAGAGCGCATTCGCCAGATCAACATCGAAACCCTGAATTTTGTTGTCAGAATCAACGAACTCAAACGGCGGGTAAGAGGCTTCGGTGGCGAAACGAATTGTCTGCGCAGCGGTCGCGCTCAGGCTTAATCCGGCTAACAGCGCGGCAAGTACCACTTTTTTCATCATTATGTCCTGAATCAGTGCGAAAGATAGTTGGCAAACGCATCGGTTTGCGGCTGTGTAAAGCGGCTGGCATCGCCTTGTTCCACCACATAGCCGTTTTCCATATACACCACCCGGCTGGCGGTCTTACGGGCAACTTCGACTTCGTGGGTGACGATAACCTGAGTGATATTGGTCTGCGCCAGTTCGCGAATAATCGTCACAATCTGGGCAGTGATTTCCGGGTCCAGCGCAGCGGTCGGCTCATCAAACAGCAATACCGCCGGTTCCATCATCAGCGCGCGGGCAATCGCCACGCGCTGCTGCTGGCCACCGGAAAGATGCAGTGGAAAACGATCAACAAACTTAGTCAGACGC
This is a stretch of genomic DNA from Winslowiella toletana. It encodes these proteins:
- the artJ gene encoding arginine ABC transporter substrate-binding protein; this translates as MKKVVLAALLAGLSLSATAAQTIRFATEASYPPFEFVDSDNKIQGFDVDLANALCKEIDADCTFTNQAFDSLIPSLKFRRFDAVMAGMDITPEREKQVLFTKAYYDNSATFIVQKGKVTDAAALKGKRVGVQNGTTHQKYLSEKQTGVTTVPYDSYQNAILDLKNGRIDAVFGDTAVVNEWLKQNPNLAALGDKVTDKAYFGTGLGIALRQGNTDLQGKFNAALDKVKADGTYKTIYEKWFQQ
- the artQ gene encoding arginine ABC transporter permease ArtQ, which encodes MSELTPLASAAAMTVGLAVCALIVGLILAMVFAVWESARWRPLAWLGTGLVMLFRGLPEILVVLFIYFGASQLLLTLSDGFTLNFGLFQLPVQMQIENFDVSPFLCGVIALSLLYASYASQTLRGALKAVPVGQWESGQALGMKKAAIFFRLIMPQMWRHALPGLGNQWLVLLKDTALVSLISVNDIMLQTKSIATRTQEPFTWYMMAAVIYLLITLFSQFVLKRIELRTTRFEQGNS
- the artM gene encoding arginine ABC transporter permease ArtM, encoding MLEYLPELLKGLHTSLTLTVTSLILALVLSLIFTVVLALKVPLVSQLVKGYITLFTGTPLLVQIFLIYYGPGQFPSIQQIPWLWHFLSQPWLCALLALSLNSAAYTTLLFHGAVRAIPSGQWQSCAALGMNRKDTLRILLPYAFKRALSSYSNEVVLVFKSTSLAYTITLMEVMGHGQLLYGRTYDVTVFAAAGLIYLVVNGLLTLMMRLIERRALAFEHRN
- a CDS encoding arginine ABC transporter substrate-binding protein, with the protein product MKKVLLAALLASVAFSASAAEKIRFAASATYPPFESLDSNNQIVGFDIDLAKALCQQMQAECSFTNNPFDSLIPALKFRRYDAVISGMDITPERSKQVAFTQPYYANSAVVIAQKGKFSSIEDLKGKRVGMENGTTHQKFLQDKHPDVTAVAYDSYQNAILDLKNGRLDGVFGDTAVVNEWLKSNPNLATVGNHVTDAQYFGAGLGIAVRPDNKALLEKLNSALTAIKADGTYQKISDRWFPQ